A genomic window from Purpureocillium takamizusanense chromosome 2, complete sequence includes:
- a CDS encoding uncharacterized protein (COG:S~EggNog:ENOG503Q646): MARRLTVKYTVATPSCSCLGTSTSNIRTVISSSPAFAMSFSLARTDNVTPEVRLAAAISEFEASLDPERKVAFRNHRFKSCESLPSVQDVMQITAEFNEKSTSKKPGSGGWGARLTNFLEAVQQYAAVGDIIVGGSQNIIACGVYSLVRLTLLSVVATSARIAEVTTFFMKVGLSAPRYDRLALLYPQSKRLAACMSEYYIVVVRFCHQLVTIQKKPAYLQLVSFMDDLCLKTIQSKLETSAASIKEEIETLKTEEHTSHLRQLMRSSDSEAHRRKLRANLRVLTLASTYDYKDSWKKLRKKGTSTVFKGMPAYLDWVQQKGPSTLLCIGRLGSGKSVCLASMVDDLNLAQRPKGIPVAFFFCRHDIHESLQADTVLASMGCQLLREFADLSNCLATIGKDETTTTLEMSDVLRMLVNILPPNYVAYFVLGGLDECNNAQRDFILTVLNKLQSKFTLLVCCSSRYGAETFIRRISEYFPNTSSFTIPEENPDIGSFIQSELERRLQSGLLAVGRPEMILEIRHELLTRAKGMFLWVSLQIDSLCAARTDEAIRQALDDLPGDLPDMYLRILKKSAPSSPEYQRLIFELILGACRPLNTDELREALSVEPGDATWAPDRIINDVNSVLACCGSLASVDEETSTVELIHGSVRQFLDRNFAKYDERYCWLRRETAATMADIVITYLNYSVFESQISTTSTPNMESATMPSKIIRSIDSAIIVRKLALRLLANKDSPQSTYNLGKVLHGLQDRSVPENSFHFYGYAKKYWSEHVSRTTRWNAAVQSLQDKLLRREIKAMQAGDPRIHKIFRFAVLRNYHTEDIFDALIDLGAEPESRATGGFTPLMLAAAHGNTEIVQRLAAMGVNIETPCAEGLTPLARASKNGFYLVVEFLLQHHAKLETRCRLGRTPLAWAACNQADVVDLKRRPDRDHVKVTRLLIKSGAELEAKRLDGRTVLGDAATGGIPAVVRVLVEAGADWTSTDEQGVAALLRIVDFYNERVLSLFIEMAEPTLLDTWGERLLLRAAEENWPEAVDMLVRAGVHIKGKGHCKDPSIYEAT; the protein is encoded by the exons ATGGCACGGCGGCTAACAGTTAAATATACTGTTGCCACCCCCTCTTGCTCGTGCTTAGGCACCTCGACTTCCAATATTCGAACGGTTATATCCTCCAGCCCAGCCTTCGCCATGAGTTTTTCCCTGGCGAGAACTGACAATGTGACGCCAGAGGTCCGCCTGGCGGCTGCTATTTCGGAATTCGAGGCCAGCCTAGATCCTGAGCGGAAAGTTGCGTTCCGTAACCATCGATTCAAGTCTTGCGAATCGCTCCCAAGTGTCCAAGATGTCATGCAGATCACGGCCGAGTTCAATGAGAAATCGACATCCAAGAAGCCCGGCTCCGGAGGTTGGGGTGCTCGCTTGACGAACTTTCTCGAAGCTGTTCAGCAATATGCCGCAGTTGGAGATATAATAGTGGGAGGGTCACAGAACATCATCGCGTGCGGTGTCTACTCCCTGGTGCGGTTGACGCTTCTT TCAGTTGTTGCTACGTCGGCCCGGATTGCTGAAGTGACGACCTTCTTTATGAAAGTTGGCCTGTCCGCTCCACGCTACGACCGCCTGGCCTTGCTCTATCCACAGTCTAAACGATTGGCAGCTTGCATGTCTGAATACTACATTGTTGTAGTTCGATTCTGTCATCAGTTGGTGACTATACAAAAGAAACCGGCATACCTTCAGCTTGTATCGTTCATGGACGATCTCTGTCTCAAAACCATTCAGTCGAAGCTTGAAACATCTGCCGCCTCTATAAAGGAAGAAATAGAGACGCTGAAGACTGAAGAGCACACATCTCACCTGAGACAGCTGATGAGGTCTTCGGACTCGGAGGCACATCGCCGGAAACTGAGGGCGAACCTCCGTGTGTTGACTTTAGCCTCAACCTATGATTATAAGGACTCATGGAAGAAGCTGCGGAAAAAGGGGACGAGTACTGTGTTCAAAGGTATGCCCGCGTACCTTGATTGGGTGCAACAGAAAGGCCCTTCTACGCTTCTTTGCATCGGACGCCTTGGATCCGGTAAATCCGTCTGCCTCGCCAGCATGGTGGATGATCTCAACCTTGCTCAGCGGCCAAAAGGCATTCCCGTGGCCTTTTTTTTCTGTCGTCATGACATACATGAGAGCTTGCAGGCGGATACAGTCCTTGCCTCGATGGGTTGCCAGTTGTTGCGCGAGTTCGCCGACCTGAGCAACTGTTTGGCAACTATCGGCAAGGACGAAACAACGACAACTTTGGAAATGTCCGATGTTTTGAGAATGCTAGTGAATATTTTGCCGCCCAATTATGTGGCTTACTTTGTCTTGGGTGGTCTCGACGAGTGCAACAACGCTCAGAGGGACTTCATACTAACTGTATTGAATAAGCTCCAAAGCAAGTTCACGCTGCTCGTCTGCTGTTCCTCAAGATATGGAGCAGAAACCTTCATACGGAGAATCTCAGAATATTTCCCAAACACGAGTTCTTTCACGATCCCTGAAGAAAACCCAGATATCGGCTCCTTCATCCAGTCAGAACTTGAAAGGCGCCTCCAGAGTGGACTCTTGGCGGTCGGGAGGCCTGAGATGATCTTGGAGATACGACACGAGCTACTGACTCGAGCAAAAGGGATGTTTTTGTGGGTGTCTCTTCAGATCGATTCTCTGTGCGCCGCAAGGACAGATGAAGCGATCCGCCAAGCACTGGACGATTTGCCGGGAGACTTGCCCGACATGTATTTGCGAATCCTCAAGAAATCTGCACCAAGTTCCCCTGAGTACCAGAGACTGATTTTTGAGCTCATCTTGGGAGCCTGTCGCCCACTGAACACTGATGAGCTTCGGGAAGCTTTGAGTGTCGAGCCAGGAGACGCGACTTGGGCCCCGGACCGCATCATCAACGATGTGAACTCGGTCCTCGCTTGCTGCGGGAGTCTTGCATCTGTGGACGAGGAGACATCAACAGTGGAGCTGATACACGGTAGCGTCAGGCAGTTTTTGGACCGCAACTTCGCTAAATATGACGAGCGATACTGTTGGCTACGGCGAGAAACAGCGGCGACTATGGCGGACATTGTCATCACTTACCTCAACTACAGTGTCTTCGAATCTCAAATTTCCACGACTTCGACCCCAAATATGGAATCTGCAACAATGCCATCAAAGATAATACGTTCCATAGATTCAGCCATCATCGTTCGAAAGCTCGCCCTGCGGCTGCTCGCCAACAAGGATTCACCGCAGTCGACTTACAATCTGGGCAAGGTCCTGCATGGCCTCCAAGATAGATCTGTCCCAGAGAATTCGTTTCACTTCTATGGCTACGCTAAGAAGTATTGGTCAGAGCATGTTTCGAGGACGACTCGTTGGAACGCTGCGGTGCAGTCGCTCCAGGACAAACTCCTCCGGCGAGAAATCAAAGCCATGCAGGCCGGGGACCCACGGATACACAAGATATTTCGTTTCGCGGTACTCAGAAACTATCATACGGAAGACATTTTCGACGCTCTGATAGATCTAGGTGCGGAGCCTGAGTCCCGGGCCACAGGCGGCTTCACGCCACTCATgctggccgctgcccacGGCAACACAGAGATTGTCCAAAGACTTGCCGCCATGGGTGTGAACATCGAAACACCATGTGCGGAAGGTCTGACACCACTAGCGAGGGCATCAAAGAACGGCTTTTATCTCGTTGTTGAATTTCTCCTACAGCATCACGCGAAACTAGAAACGCGATGCCGCCTCGGAAGAACACCActggcatgggcggcgtgcaACCAAGCCGACGTAGTAGACCTTAAGCGAAGACCAGACCGGGACCATGTCAAGGTCACCAGGCTCCTGATAAAAAGCGGAGCTGAACTTGAAGCTAAGCGTTTGGATGGGAGAACAGTGTTGGGCGACGCGGCAACGGGAGGGATCCCGGCCGTTGTCCGTGTGTTAGTCGAGGCGGGTGCGGATTGGACCTCCACAGACGAGCAGGGCGTTGCGGCTCTTCTCCGGATCGTCGATTTCTATAATGAAAGGGTTCTCAGCCTATTCATTGAAATGGCTGAGCCCACTCTTTTGGACACATGGGGTGAGAGGCTTCTCCTCCGGGCAGCCGAAGAAAACTGGCCggaggccgtcgacatgCTGGTCAGGGCAGGTGTCCACATCAAAGGCAAAGGTCATTGTAAAGATCCTTCGATATACGAAGCGACCTGA
- a CDS encoding uncharacterized protein (COG:S~EggNog:ENOG503PDNS) gives MLIKTTQEYANHGMPLECDIYAADDSPSDAPIFLYFHPGGLVNWGRDCVPPWLVQICFKRKWPLISFSYRLFPQTTSKGLLEDAKAAHAFARRYQTPEGQSRRVIVGGGSGGVFPATLIVHNCEPPPLALFSIQGINTFRHPHYTSSTLISPEPIRDEDMAEAIAGPLTVGVSVPGADNVFRMDMLRRADASRNPDYSYDEAEEQQPPPPRNPRSGMYEYYTHRNAWPGMVGDVDVGFAWAREEEKEEEERGTAEARRARVARWPPTVIFHGDADVAVPLALSEQMRDCLGEDKVSLFVAPGQEHLYDLTRFIEDPAPEMDVVRQAVARLDEIVVQASRTQ, from the exons ATGCTTATAAAAACGACTCAAGAATACGCCAACCACGGCATGCCGCTCGAGTGCGACATctacgccgccgacgactccCCCAGCGATGCCCCGATATTCCTGTACTTTCACCCCGGAGGGCTCGTGAACTGGGGACGCGACTGCGTGCCGCCGTGGCTCGTCCAA ATCTGCTTCAAGAGGAAATGGCCCCTGATTAGCTTCAGCTACCGCCTCTTCCCACAGACGACTTCAAagggcctcctcgaggacgccaaggCCGCGCACGCTTTTGCGCGACGTTACCAGACTCCCGAAGGGCAGAGCAGGCGTGTCATTgtcggaggcggcagcggag GCGTCTTCCCGGCGACTCTGATCGTCCACAACTGCGAGCCTccgccgctcgccctctTCTCCATCCAGGGCATCAACACCTTCCGCCACCCGCACTACACGTCCTCCACGCTCATCAGCCCCGAGCCGATCCGtgacgaggacatggccgaggccatcgcggGGCCCCTGACGGTCGGCGTGTCcgtgcccggcgccgacaacgtCTTTCGCATGGAcatgctgcggcgcgccgacgcctcccGCAACCCGGACTACTCCTACGAtgaggcggaggagcagcagccgccgccgccgcggaacCCACGCAGCGGCATGTACGAGTACTACACGCACCGCAACGCGTGGCCCGGCATGgtgggcgacgtcgacgtcgggtttgcgtgggcgagggaggaggagaaggaggaggaggagcgcggcacggccgaggcgaggagggccagGGTCGCGcggtggccgccgacggtcATCttccacggcgacgccgacgtggcggTGCCGCTCGCGCTGAGCGAGCAGATGAGGGACTGTCTCGGGGAGGACAAAGTGTCGCTGTTCGTAGCGCCGGGACAGGAGCACCTGTACGACCTGACGAGGTTCATCGAGGACCCGGCGCCGGAGATGGACGTCGTGAGGCAGGCCGTGGCGCGGCTCGACGAGATTGTCGTCCAGGCCAGCAGGACACAGTAG
- a CDS encoding uncharacterized protein (COG:S~EggNog:ENOG503PDNS) has translation MICFKRKWPLISFSYRLFPQTTSKGLLEDAKAAHAFARRYQTPEGQSRRVIVGGGSGGVFPATLIVHNCEPPPLALFSIQGINTFRHPHYTSSTLISPEPIRDEDMAEAIAGPLTVGVSVPGADNVFRMDMLRRADASRNPDYSYDEAEEQQPPPPRNPRSGMYEYYTHRNAWPGMVGDVDVGFAWAREEEKEEEERGTAEARRARVARWPPTVIFHGDADVAVPLALSEQMRDCLGEDKVSLFVAPGQEHLYDLTRFIEDPAPEMDVVRQAVARLDEIVVQASRTQ, from the exons ATG ATCTGCTTCAAGAGGAAATGGCCCCTGATTAGCTTCAGCTACCGCCTCTTCCCACAGACGACTTCAAagggcctcctcgaggacgccaaggCCGCGCACGCTTTTGCGCGACGTTACCAGACTCCCGAAGGGCAGAGCAGGCGTGTCATTgtcggaggcggcagcggag GCGTCTTCCCGGCGACTCTGATCGTCCACAACTGCGAGCCTccgccgctcgccctctTCTCCATCCAGGGCATCAACACCTTCCGCCACCCGCACTACACGTCCTCCACGCTCATCAGCCCCGAGCCGATCCGtgacgaggacatggccgaggccatcgcggGGCCCCTGACGGTCGGCGTGTCcgtgcccggcgccgacaacgtCTTTCGCATGGAcatgctgcggcgcgccgacgcctcccGCAACCCGGACTACTCCTACGAtgaggcggaggagcagcagccgccgccgccgcggaacCCACGCAGCGGCATGTACGAGTACTACACGCACCGCAACGCGTGGCCCGGCATGgtgggcgacgtcgacgtcgggtttgcgtgggcgagggaggaggagaaggaggaggaggagcgcggcacggccgaggcgaggagggccagGGTCGCGcggtggccgccgacggtcATCttccacggcgacgccgacgtggcggTGCCGCTCGCGCTGAGCGAGCAGATGAGGGACTGTCTCGGGGAGGACAAAGTGTCGCTGTTCGTAGCGCCGGGACAGGAGCACCTGTACGACCTGACGAGGTTCATCGAGGACCCGGCGCCGGAGATGGACGTCGTGAGGCAGGCCGTGGCGCGGCTCGACGAGATTGTCGTCCAGGCCAGCAGGACACAGTAG
- a CDS encoding uncharacterized protein (COG:J~EggNog:ENOG503P5F2) yields MAVQDRTLVSPNPPGGEPGAVLVETERLLIRRYVAADAQLLAAAADHASIGDGLRDRFPSPYTLADAEAFLARHGGPVENRYPVHAAIFVKKLGDEKARDAAASTDARGDDNEHTSGSFNNSQQLQYIGALGVMPGDDVEYRTWELGYWLTPAGWGRGYMTEAVRGFTRWAFATWPALHRIEATPFSSNPQSCRLLGKCGFVEEGRRRGAAEKKGAVVDIVVFGLLRSDVVVVEAEEETTRESG; encoded by the coding sequence ATGGCAGTCCAGGACAGGACACTCGTCTCGCCCAACCCCCCCGGCGGGgagcccggcgccgtgctcgtGGAGACGGAGCGGCTGCTCATCCGCCGCTacgtggccgccgacgcgcagctcctcgccgcggcggccgaccaCGCGTCCATCGGggacggcctgcgcgaccgcTTCCCCTCGCCGTAcacgctcgccgacgcggaggcgtttctggcgcggcacggcggccccgtGGAGAATCGGTATCCCGTACACGCGGCGATTTTTGTGAAGAAGCTGGGGGATGAGAAGgcgcgagatgctgctgcttctaCCGATGCAagaggcgacgacaacgagcaTACTAGCGGCAGCTTCAACAacagccagcagctccaATACATCGGCGCCCTGGGTGTCatgcccggcgacgacgtcgagtaCCGCACCTGGGAGCTCGGCTACTGGCTCACGCCCGCGGGCTGGGGCAGGGGGTACATGACGGAGGCGGTGCGCGGGTTCACGCGCTGGGCCTTTGCGACGTGGCCCGCCCTGCACCGCATCGAGGCGACGCCCTTTTCCAGCAACCCGCAGAGCTGCCGCCTGCTGGGCAAgtgcggcttcgtcgaggagggccgccggcgcggcgccgcggagaagaagggcgcGGTGGTGGACATTGTCGTGTTTGGGCTGCTGCGGagcgatgtcgtcgtcgtcgaggcggaggaggagacaACGCGAGAGAGTGGGTGA
- a CDS encoding uncharacterized protein (EggNog:ENOG503NW17~COG:P~TransMembrane:9 (n3-8c13/14o37-60i72-92o123-145i157-176o209-227i298-318o338-357i378-398o436-465i)), whose protein sequence is MRHALLLSPCAAADWLGRYLAYYIPFFNWIGQYRLSFLKGDLVAALTIASFYLPMALSLASNLAHVPPIHGLYAFVFNPLVYAILGSCPQMVVGPEAAGSLLVGTVVQQSVDSGGSDEENDLLHAQICGVVAGMAGAIVLIAGLARLGFLDSVLSKPFLRGFISAIGFVIAVDQLIPELGLADLASEQGVSHGSSIDKIRFIVENVGEVHHLTFAVAGISFLVIMICRELKKRLEPKFPSVVFVPDRFLIVVASAILCAHFRWDKEGVEVLGSVKSATGGLFAFRWPFQLSHMRHIRAAMSTSFLIALLGFFESSVAAKSLGGSDTIQGMELSANREMIALGVANLVGASFMSLPAFGGYGRSKVNKTTGGKSPMSSVFLSLISLLSIIFLLPEFYFLPKPVLCSMISVVAWSLIEEAPHDIAFFVHIRGWKELSLMAIIFLSTIFYSLTLGMALGVGISLLLVIKHSTRPRIQILGRIPGTNRFENAEADNPNLEFIEGCLIVKIPEPLHFANTGELRARLRRLELYGTSQAHPALPRIRSQESNRNVIFDIHGVTSMDGSGTQVLEEIVRSYRQRGVRVFFSRGPSKRSHPVWQLMERSGIVALCGGESHFVMDVEEALRWTEYEESISMGSGSSVRESQS, encoded by the exons ATGCGTCATGCATTGCTGCTCTCCccttgcgcggcggctgacTGGCTCGGCAGGTACCTGGCCTACTATATTCCGTTCTTCAATTGGATCGGCCAATATCGGCTCTCCTTTCTCAAGGGAGACCTTGTCGCTGCCCTCACGATAGCCTCATTCTATCTCCCCATGGCCCtctccttggcctccaaTCTCGCTCACGTGCCTCCAATTCATGGCCTGTACGCCTTCGTCTTCAATCCTTTGGTCTACGCCATCCTCGGCTCGTGCCCGCAAATGGTCGTAGGCCCCGAAGCCGCAGGCTCCCTCCTTGTCGGCACTGTCGTGCAGCAGAGCGTCGATtctggcggcagcgatgaGGAAAACGATCTCCTCCACGCTCAGAtttgcggcgtcgtcgctggaATGGCCGGTGCAATCGTGCTCATTGCCGGGCTGGCACGGCTGGGCTTCCTCGACAGCGTCCTCAGCAAGCCGTTTCTCAGGGGCTTCATTAGCGCCATTGGCTTCGTCATTGCGGTGGACCAGTTGATTCCCGAGTtgggcctcgccgacctAGCCAGCGAGCAGGGCGtcagccacggcagcagcatcgacaAGATCCGTTTCATTGTTGAAAATGTCGGTGAGGTACACCACTTGACATTCGCCGTCGCAGGAATAAGCTTTCTCGTCATCATGATATGCAGGGAGCTCAAGAAGCGCCTGGAGCCCAAGTTCCCGTctgtcgtcttcgtccccgATCGCTttctcatcgtcgtcgcatcgGCCATTCTGTGCGCCCATTTCCGATGGGACAaagagggcgtcgaggtccttgGCTCTGTCAAGTCCGCCACGGGCGGGCTCTTCGCCTTTCGCTGGCCCTTCCAGCTCTCTCACATGCGCCATATCCGCGCCGCAATGTCGACGTCATTCCTGATAGCGCTcctcggcttcttcgagTCGTCTGTGGCGGCCAAAAGTCTGGGCGGAAGTGACACGATCCAGGGCATGGAGCTCAGTGCCAACCGCGAGATGATTGCTCTCGGGGTGGCCAACCTGGTTGGCGCGAGCTTCATGTCCTTGCCAGCGTTTGGAGGGTACGGCAGGAGCAAAGTGAACAAGACGACCGGCGGCAAGAGCCCCATGAGCTCCGTGTTCCTGAGCTTGATCTCCCTTCTGTCCATCATCTTCTTACTTCCTGAGTTCTACTTTCTCCCG AAACCCGTCCTGTGCTCCATGATATCCGTCGTTGCGTGGTCGCTGATAGAGGAGGCACCTCACGACATTGCTTTCTTCGTCCATATTCGTGGCTGGAAAGAGCTGTCGCTCATGGCAATCATCTTTCTGTCAACCATATTTTACTCGCTGACGCTGGGAATGGCTCTCGGCGTTGGCATCTCCCTCTTGCTCGTCATCAAGCACAGCACCCGCCCGAGGATTCAGATTCTCGGCCGAATTCCCGGGACCAATCGCTTTGAgaacgccgaggccgacaatCCCAACCTGGAGTTCATCGAGGGCTGCTTGATTGTCAAGATCCCCGAGCCCTTGCACTTTGCCAACACGGGTGAACTCAGAGCGCGGCTGCGGAGATTGGAACTCTACGGAACATCGCAGGCGCACCCGGCCCTCCCGCGAATACGCAGCCAAGAGTCGAATCGAAATGTCATCTTTGATATCCACGGCGTCACGTCGATGGATGGGTCGGGGACCCaggtgctcgaggagatTGTGCGCAGCTACCGACAGCGTGGCGTACGTGTCTTCTTCTCGAGGGGACCGAGCAAGCGAAGCCACCCGGTCTGGCAGCTCATGGAGCGCAGTGGCATTGTGGCCCTCTGCGGTGGCGAGTCTCATTTTGTCATggacgtggaggaggcgtTGCGGTGGACGGAATACGAGGAAAGCATCAGCATGGGCAGCGGGAGCAGCGTGCGTGAGTCGCAGTCATGA
- a CDS encoding uncharacterized protein (EggNog:ENOG503NW17~COG:P~TransMembrane:10 (i174-194o206-224i236-256o287-309i321-340o373-391i462-482o502-521i542-562o600-629i)): MASRPSHSRENSASNGNNDHRPLQPSTLRQSHTPASRRGSSQGSDSAAQQPGASPASSTSSHRKQPATESTPLLPADGQQQQQEQQQQRRDPAHPGICTHGTFSPRPSSPADGIFGGRLDDLAASETTTASEPPSGVLDTAVSNMLGTDDWKLWIKRRIRSKKVTQSTELAQQAGFRFTPMMYLAYYIPFFNWIGQYRLSFLKGDLVAALTIASFYLPMALSLASNLAHVPPIHGLYAFVFNPLVYAILGSCPQMVVGPEAAGSLLVGTVVQQSVDSGGSDEENDLLHAQICGVVAGMAGAIVLIAGLARLGFLDSVLSKPFLRGFISAIGFVIAVDQLIPELGLADLASEQGVSHGSSIDKIRFIVENVGEVHHLTFAVAGISFLVIMICRELKKRLEPKFPSVVFVPDRFLIVVASAILCAHFRWDKEGVEVLGSVKSATGGLFAFRWPFQLSHMRHIRAAMSTSFLIALLGFFESSVAAKSLGGSDTIQGMELSANREMIALGVANLVGASFMSLPAFGGYGRSKVNKTTGGKSPMSSVFLSLISLLSIIFLLPEFYFLPKPVLCSMISVVAWSLIEEAPHDIAFFVHIRGWKELSLMAIIFLSTIFYSLTLGMALGVGISLLLVIKHSTRPRIQILGRIPGTNRFENAEADNPNLEFIEGCLIVKIPEPLHFANTGELRARLRRLELYGTSQAHPALPRIRSQESNRNVIFDIHGVTSMDGSGTQVLEEIVRSYRQRGVRVFFSRGPSKRSHPVWQLMERSGIVALCGGESHFVMDVEEALRWTEYEESISMGSGSSVRESQS; encoded by the exons ATGGCCTCCCGGCCCTCCCACAGCCGCGAAAACTCGGCCTCGAACGGCAACAACGACCACCGCCCTCTGCAGCCGAGCACCCTGCGCCAGAGCCACACGCCCGCGAGCCgacgcggcagcagccagggcagcgaCTCGGCGGCCCAACAgcccggcgcgtcgcccgcgtcgtcgaccagctcTCACCGCAAGCAGCCCGCCACCGAGTCGACACCCTTGCttcccgccgacggccagcagcagcagcaggaacagcagcagcagcgcagggACCCCGCACATCCGGGCATATGCACCCATGGCACCTTCAgcccgcggccctcgagcccGGCCGACGGCATCTTTGGCGGCCGACTCGATGActtggccgccagcgagacgacgacggccagcgagccgccctcgggcgtcCTCGACACCGCCGTGTCCAACATGCTCGGCACTGACGACTGGAAGCTCTGGATCAAGCGGAGGATACGCTCCAAGAAGGTGACCCAGAGCACAGAGCTAGCCCAGCAGGCCGGGTTCCGCTTCACCCCCATGAT GTACCTGGCCTACTATATTCCGTTCTTCAATTGGATCGGCCAATATCGGCTCTCCTTTCTCAAGGGAGACCTTGTCGCTGCCCTCACGATAGCCTCATTCTATCTCCCCATGGCCCtctccttggcctccaaTCTCGCTCACGTGCCTCCAATTCATGGCCTGTACGCCTTCGTCTTCAATCCTTTGGTCTACGCCATCCTCGGCTCGTGCCCGCAAATGGTCGTAGGCCCCGAAGCCGCAGGCTCCCTCCTTGTCGGCACTGTCGTGCAGCAGAGCGTCGATtctggcggcagcgatgaGGAAAACGATCTCCTCCACGCTCAGAtttgcggcgtcgtcgctggaATGGCCGGTGCAATCGTGCTCATTGCCGGGCTGGCACGGCTGGGCTTCCTCGACAGCGTCCTCAGCAAGCCGTTTCTCAGGGGCTTCATTAGCGCCATTGGCTTCGTCATTGCGGTGGACCAGTTGATTCCCGAGTtgggcctcgccgacctAGCCAGCGAGCAGGGCGtcagccacggcagcagcatcgacaAGATCCGTTTCATTGTTGAAAATGTCGGTGAGGTACACCACTTGACATTCGCCGTCGCAGGAATAAGCTTTCTCGTCATCATGATATGCAGGGAGCTCAAGAAGCGCCTGGAGCCCAAGTTCCCGTctgtcgtcttcgtccccgATCGCTttctcatcgtcgtcgcatcgGCCATTCTGTGCGCCCATTTCCGATGGGACAaagagggcgtcgaggtccttgGCTCTGTCAAGTCCGCCACGGGCGGGCTCTTCGCCTTTCGCTGGCCCTTCCAGCTCTCTCACATGCGCCATATCCGCGCCGCAATGTCGACGTCATTCCTGATAGCGCTcctcggcttcttcgagTCGTCTGTGGCGGCCAAAAGTCTGGGCGGAAGTGACACGATCCAGGGCATGGAGCTCAGTGCCAACCGCGAGATGATTGCTCTCGGGGTGGCCAACCTGGTTGGCGCGAGCTTCATGTCCTTGCCAGCGTTTGGAGGGTACGGCAGGAGCAAAGTGAACAAGACGACCGGCGGCAAGAGCCCCATGAGCTCCGTGTTCCTGAGCTTGATCTCCCTTCTGTCCATCATCTTCTTACTTCCTGAGTTCTACTTTCTCCCG AAACCCGTCCTGTGCTCCATGATATCCGTCGTTGCGTGGTCGCTGATAGAGGAGGCACCTCACGACATTGCTTTCTTCGTCCATATTCGTGGCTGGAAAGAGCTGTCGCTCATGGCAATCATCTTTCTGTCAACCATATTTTACTCGCTGACGCTGGGAATGGCTCTCGGCGTTGGCATCTCCCTCTTGCTCGTCATCAAGCACAGCACCCGCCCGAGGATTCAGATTCTCGGCCGAATTCCCGGGACCAATCGCTTTGAgaacgccgaggccgacaatCCCAACCTGGAGTTCATCGAGGGCTGCTTGATTGTCAAGATCCCCGAGCCCTTGCACTTTGCCAACACGGGTGAACTCAGAGCGCGGCTGCGGAGATTGGAACTCTACGGAACATCGCAGGCGCACCCGGCCCTCCCGCGAATACGCAGCCAAGAGTCGAATCGAAATGTCATCTTTGATATCCACGGCGTCACGTCGATGGATGGGTCGGGGACCCaggtgctcgaggagatTGTGCGCAGCTACCGACAGCGTGGCGTACGTGTCTTCTTCTCGAGGGGACCGAGCAAGCGAAGCCACCCGGTCTGGCAGCTCATGGAGCGCAGTGGCATTGTGGCCCTCTGCGGTGGCGAGTCTCATTTTGTCATggacgtggaggaggcgtTGCGGTGGACGGAATACGAGGAAAGCATCAGCATGGGCAGCGGGAGCAGCGTGCGTGAGTCGCAGTCATGA